A genomic segment from Dasypus novemcinctus isolate mDasNov1 chromosome X, mDasNov1.1.hap2, whole genome shotgun sequence encodes:
- the CLIC2 gene encoding chloride intracellular channel protein 2 isoform X1: MAGLKLTTQADPEIELFVKAGSDGESIGNCPFCQRLFMVLWLKGVKFNVTTVDMTRKPEELKDLAPGINPPFLIYNKELKTDFIKIEEFLEQTLAPPRYPHLSPKYKESFDVGCNLFAKFSAYIKNTQKEANKNFEKSLLREFKRLDDYLNTPLLEEIDSDSSEELTVSKRLFLDGDQLTLADCNLLPKLNIIKVAAKKYRDFDIPTEFSGVWRYLHNAYAREEFTHTCPEAKEIENTYASVAKQKC, encoded by the exons ATGGCAGGCCTGAAGCTCACTACTCAAGCAGACCCTGAAATTGAGctttttgtgaag GCTGGGAGTGATGGGGAGAGTATTGGAAACTGTCCCTTTTGTCAACGCCTTTTCATGGTCCTCTGGCTTAAAGGAGTTaaattcaatgttactactgttGACATGACCAG AAAGCCTGAAGAACTGAAGGACTTAGCCCCAGGTATAAATCCTCCCTTCCTGATATATAACAAGGAGTTGAAAACAGACTTCATTAAAATTGAAGAATTTCTAGAGCAGACACTGGCTCCTCCAAG GTATCCTCACCTGAGTCCCAAGTACAAGGAGTCCTTTGATGTGGGCTGTAACCTCTTTGCCAAGTTTTCTGCATACATTAAGAATACACAAAAGGAGGCAAATAAGA ATTTTGAAAAATCTCTACTCAGAGAATTTAAGCGTCTAGATGACTACTTAAACACCCCACTTCTGGAGGaaattgattcagacagttctgAGGAACTCACAGTTTCCAAAAGATTGTTTTTGGATGGGGATCAGCTGACACTTGCAGACTGCAACTTGCTACCAAAACTGAACATTATTAAA GTTGCCGCCAAGAAATACCGTGACTTTGACATTCCTACAGAATTCTCAGGAGTCTGGCGCTATCTCCACAATGCCTATGCCCGTGAAGAATTCACCCACACATGTCCTGAagccaaagaaattgaaaatacctATGCAAGTGTGGCTAAACAGAAGTGTTAG
- the CLIC2 gene encoding chloride intracellular channel protein 2 isoform X3, with protein sequence MAGLKLTTQADPEIELFVKAGSDGESIGNCPFCQRLFMVLWLKGVKFNVTTVDMTRYPHLSPKYKESFDVGCNLFAKFSAYIKNTQKEANKNFEKSLLREFKRLDDYLNTPLLEEIDSDSSEELTVSKRLFLDGDQLTLADCNLLPKLNIIKVAAKKYRDFDIPTEFSGVWRYLHNAYAREEFTHTCPEAKEIENTYASVAKQKC encoded by the exons ATGGCAGGCCTGAAGCTCACTACTCAAGCAGACCCTGAAATTGAGctttttgtgaag GCTGGGAGTGATGGGGAGAGTATTGGAAACTGTCCCTTTTGTCAACGCCTTTTCATGGTCCTCTGGCTTAAAGGAGTTaaattcaatgttactactgttGACATGACCAG GTATCCTCACCTGAGTCCCAAGTACAAGGAGTCCTTTGATGTGGGCTGTAACCTCTTTGCCAAGTTTTCTGCATACATTAAGAATACACAAAAGGAGGCAAATAAGA ATTTTGAAAAATCTCTACTCAGAGAATTTAAGCGTCTAGATGACTACTTAAACACCCCACTTCTGGAGGaaattgattcagacagttctgAGGAACTCACAGTTTCCAAAAGATTGTTTTTGGATGGGGATCAGCTGACACTTGCAGACTGCAACTTGCTACCAAAACTGAACATTATTAAA GTTGCCGCCAAGAAATACCGTGACTTTGACATTCCTACAGAATTCTCAGGAGTCTGGCGCTATCTCCACAATGCCTATGCCCGTGAAGAATTCACCCACACATGTCCTGAagccaaagaaattgaaaatacctATGCAAGTGTGGCTAAACAGAAGTGTTAG
- the CLIC2 gene encoding chloride intracellular channel protein 2 isoform X2, translating to MLSAGSDGESIGNCPFCQRLFMVLWLKGVKFNVTTVDMTRKPEELKDLAPGINPPFLIYNKELKTDFIKIEEFLEQTLAPPRYPHLSPKYKESFDVGCNLFAKFSAYIKNTQKEANKNFEKSLLREFKRLDDYLNTPLLEEIDSDSSEELTVSKRLFLDGDQLTLADCNLLPKLNIIKVAAKKYRDFDIPTEFSGVWRYLHNAYAREEFTHTCPEAKEIENTYASVAKQKC from the exons ATGCTATCA GCTGGGAGTGATGGGGAGAGTATTGGAAACTGTCCCTTTTGTCAACGCCTTTTCATGGTCCTCTGGCTTAAAGGAGTTaaattcaatgttactactgttGACATGACCAG AAAGCCTGAAGAACTGAAGGACTTAGCCCCAGGTATAAATCCTCCCTTCCTGATATATAACAAGGAGTTGAAAACAGACTTCATTAAAATTGAAGAATTTCTAGAGCAGACACTGGCTCCTCCAAG GTATCCTCACCTGAGTCCCAAGTACAAGGAGTCCTTTGATGTGGGCTGTAACCTCTTTGCCAAGTTTTCTGCATACATTAAGAATACACAAAAGGAGGCAAATAAGA ATTTTGAAAAATCTCTACTCAGAGAATTTAAGCGTCTAGATGACTACTTAAACACCCCACTTCTGGAGGaaattgattcagacagttctgAGGAACTCACAGTTTCCAAAAGATTGTTTTTGGATGGGGATCAGCTGACACTTGCAGACTGCAACTTGCTACCAAAACTGAACATTATTAAA GTTGCCGCCAAGAAATACCGTGACTTTGACATTCCTACAGAATTCTCAGGAGTCTGGCGCTATCTCCACAATGCCTATGCCCGTGAAGAATTCACCCACACATGTCCTGAagccaaagaaattgaaaatacctATGCAAGTGTGGCTAAACAGAAGTGTTAG